One Echeneis naucrates chromosome 1, fEcheNa1.1, whole genome shotgun sequence DNA segment encodes these proteins:
- the LOC115046248 gene encoding erythroblast NAD(P)(+)--arginine ADP-ribosyltransferase-like: MQMCKCVRTCDLFDHKSGVYIQLSLSPQHMLRTGCPIKAFGLSLSLCAQQPFIPKTAAAMKVHMLLFASLCLLLCFEPPVDSVSIHLNRTRQDATPEIPLDMFDNSVDDMYFGCKKEMMERVNSLYSKERYTPVFADVWNKAADCAEEKLKQKEDAALTKDHLQAICVYTSNYSLFYKKLNDAVRTKGESYGSSFPFHSLHFLLTSAIQILNNNYECHTTYRRNNIRFSGQINQIIRFGFFASSSYKPDLEEFGHQTCFKIKTCSGAYLKNYSVFVSEAEVLIPPYEMFKITGKIAGKNKIQKLGLKSCNSLYVLESVGCKSTLNCKAALK, translated from the exons ATgcaaatgtgcaaatgtgtgagAACCTGTGACCTGTTTGACCACAAGAGTGGGGTATATATACAGCTTTCCCTCAGTCCCCAACACATGCTGAGGACTGGTTGTCCGATCAAAGCCTTTGGCCTGAGTCTATCACTTTGTGCTCAACAGCCTTTCATCCCGAAGACAG CTGCTGCGATGAAGGTCCACATGCTGCTCTTTGCGTCCCTGTGTTTGCTCCTTTGCTTTGAACCACCTGTGGACTCCGTGAGT ATCCATTTGAACCGCACTCGACAAGATGCCACCCCTGAAATCCCTTTGGACATGTTTGACAACTCAGTTGACGACATGTACTTTGgctgcaaaaaagaaatgatggaaAGAGTAAACTCTCTATACTCAAAGGAAAGGTACACGCCAGTGTTTGCAGATGTCTGGAATAAGGCAGCAGATTGTGcagaagaaaaactaaaacaaaaggaggatgCAGCTCTAACCAAAGATCACCTGCAGGCAATCTGTGTTTATACATCTAACTATAGTTTGTTTTACAAGAAACTCAATGATGCAGTCCGGACCAAGGGAGAGAGCTATGGCTccagttttccatttcattcctTACATTTCCTGCTAACATCGGCCATACAGATTCTGAATAACAACTATGAATGTCACACCACTTACAGACGGAACAACATTAGATTTTCCGGTCAGATTAACCAAATAATTAGATTTGGCTTCTTTGCTTCTAGTTCTTACAAACCAGATCTGGAAGAGTTTGGTCATCAGACCTGTTTCAAAATTAAGACCTGTTCAGGTGCTTATTtgaaaaattattcagtttttgtCTCCGAAGCAGAGGTTCTCATCCCACCTTATGAGATGTTCAAAATAACTGGCAAAATtgcaggtaaaaataaaattcaaaaactCGGATTAAAGTCATGTAATTCTCTGTACGTCTTGGAGAGCGTAGGGTGTAAGAGCACTCTGAACTGCAAAGCTGCACTCAAGTGA
- the cbln18 gene encoding cerebellin 18 produces the protein MRAVVRILFTLGLLLDSVRAEITISSLHAAAVAWRGEFPCGHWDCKCAFYSQRGCCCANTELQQVEDHIFVRMMDLSARISQLGDSILEVIGGTRVAFTASMSSRTKCLGPLTRNNPIPYDIISLNQGGGYNPALGIFTAPRSGVYSFSFSVYSKLGVPGKRMYYKARLMRNGEVVASTREDNREDSEDSSSQSVLLSLQQGGQVYVELLSGRQLCGNVKSLNSFTGFLIYPTLDD, from the exons ATGAGAGCTGTAGTGCGCATCCTGTTTACCTTGGGCCTGCTGTTGGACAGTGTGAGGGCCGAAATCACTATCAGCAGCCTGCACGCAGCGGCAG TGGCATGGCGGGGGGAGTTTCCATGCGGCCACTGGGACTGTAAATGTGCATTCTACAGTCAGCGGGGCTGCTGCTGCGCCAACACAGAGCTCCAGCAAGTGGAGGATCATATCTTTGTGAGAATGATGGACCTGTCAGCAAGGATCTCCCAGCTGGGGGATAGCATCCTTGAAGTCATAG GAGGGACACGAGTTGCATTCACAGCCTCTATGAGCTCCAGAACAAAATGTCTTGGACCTCTCACCAGAAACAATCCCATTCCTTATGATATAATCAGCCTCAACCAAGGAGGTGGCTATAACCCTGCTCTGG gtaTATTCACAGCACCTCGTTCTGGAGTGtactccttttctttctccgtCTACTCCAAGTTGGGCGTGCCGGGCAAGAGGATGTACTACAAAGCACGGCTCATGAGAAACGGGGAGGTGGTGGCGTCCACTCGGGAGGACAACCGGGAGGACTCAGAAGACAGCAGCTCCCAGTCGGTGCTGCTGTCCCTGCAGCAGGGAGGGCAGGTCTACGTGGAGCTGCTCAGCGGCAGGCAGCTGTGTGGAAATGTCAAGAGTCTGAACTCTTTCACCGGGTTTTTGATCTACCCCACTCTAGACGACTAA
- the tppp2 gene encoding tubulin polymerization-promoting protein family member 2 codes for MAEGAISVAAVETSFQKFAVHGDTKATGKEMNGKNFAKLCKDCHVIDGKNVTTTDVDIIFTKVKAKSARVITFEQFNQALTELAPKRFKGKSKEEALQQLYSLIAGKEPSNVGITKVTKAAAVDRLTDTTKYTGSHKERFDESGKGKGKAGRADIPDTSGYVAAYKGSGTYDEKVKEA; via the exons ATGGCTGAGGGCGCAATCTCCGTAGCAGCGGTGGAGACCTCCTTCCAGAAGTTTGCAGTCCATGGAGACACCAAGGCCACAGGGAAGGAGATGAATGGCAAAAACTTCGCCAAGCTCTGCAAGGACTGCCACGTCATCGACGGCAAGAATGTCACCACCACAGATGTTGACATCATTTTCACCAAAGTCAA GGCAAAGTCTGCTCGTGTAATCACATTTGAGCAGTTCAACCAAGCCCTGACTGAGTTGGCTCCCAAACGTTTTAAAGGCAAAAGTAAGGAGGAGGCGCTACAGCAGCTCTACAGTCTCATCGCTGGCAAGGAGCCCTCCAACGTCGGAATCACT AAAGTGACCAAGGCAGCAGCAGTAGACAGGCTGACTGATACCACCAAGTACACTGGATCACACAAGGAGCGGTTCGACGagtctggaaaaggaaaagggaaggCTGGGCGTGCAGACATCCCAGATACCAGCGGCTACGTGGCAGCTTACAAGGGCAGTGGCACTTAtgatgaaaaagtgaaagaggCGTAA
- the ftr84 gene encoding tripartite motif-containing protein 16 isoform X2: MAESGFPLPPEAFCTLCVDTMRDPVTIPCGDTYCLDCIKVYWDQFDHMGVYSCPQCRATFTPRPALRRNLPDVNNEPRRQLPELTPFPYMHRESFCDFCVGHRKKAVKSCLMCLAYYCETHVKPHYESSTFKRHKLVDETGHLDRKICPQHEKGLELFCRSDQMCICVLCTVREHRSHNITSAEEERIEKQKVLVVTQTEVQHIIQERMKELQELKHNVDVLKSAAQRAQAESDKTFHEMLQAVERWKAEIHQMITANMQAAMSQAEGYVERLEQEIMELQRRDAELRHILETEDNIHFLQNFPTLCVPPEAMVPKVLINPQFSFGEMSKTATEMKENLDDICKKELSKISKTVSETPVYILLPRNGNKRLKGKCLSTEVDFQEPKTRTDFLRYSCKMSFDPNTVYKELVLSDGNQKVTRKKTVQFYPDHPERFDGFSQVLCKEPLTGFRFYWEAEWGGEFSIGVAYKSISRKGKNSHSLLGYNDKSWSLLCSESGYSAWHNKTDHDLPDAPRATRIGVYLDYAGNTVAFYSVSQTMELIHTFKAQFSEPLYAGFGVGSSVTLCQLKQSPSPY, from the exons ATGGCCGAGTCTGGATTCCCTTTACCGCCAGAGGCTTTCTGTACATTGTGCGTGGACACAATGAGAGATCCAGTCACCATCCCTTGTGGCGATACCTACTGCCTGGACTGCATCAAAGTATACTGGGACCAGTTTGACCACATGGGCGTGTACAGCTGTCCGCAATGTCGGGCGACCTTCACACCAAGGCCTGCACTGAGACGTAACCTTCCTGACGTGAACAATGAGCCCCGGCGCCAGCTTCCAGAGCTCACTCCTTTCCCCTACATGCATCGTGAATCTTTCTGCGATTTCTGCGTTGGCCATCGTAAAAAAGCCGTGAAGTCGTGCCTCATGTGTTTGGCTTACTACTGCGAAACGCACGTCAAGCCTCATTATGAGTCGTCTACTTTCAAGAGACACAAGTTGGTGGATGAGACAGGCCACCTGGACAGGAAGATCTGCCCCCAGCATGAGAAAGGCCTGGAGTTGTTCTGTCGCTCTGACCAGATGTGTATCTGTGTTCTATGTACTGTCAGAGAGCACCGCAGCCACAACATCACCTCAGCAGAAGAAGAGCGCATCGAAAAACAA AAAGTCCTGGTGGTCACCCAGACTGAAGTGCAGCACATCATCcaggagaggatgaaggagcTGCAAGAGCTCAAGCATAATGTCGATGTTCTCAAA AGTGCTGCCCAGAGAGCACAAGCAGAAAGTGATAAGACTTTCCACGAAATGCTCCAAGCAGTGGAACGCTGGAAGGCTGAAATCCATCAGATGATAACAGCTAACATGCAGGCAGCGATGTCACAGGCTGAGGGCTACGTGGAGCGTCTGGAGCAGGAGATAATGGAGCTACAGCGCAGGGACGCAGAGCTACGGCACATACTCGAAACGGAGGACAACATCCACTTTCTGCAG AATTTTCCAACCCTGTGTGTTCCTCCTGAGGCCATGGTGCCCAAAGTGCTCATCAACCCTCAGTTCTCCTTCGGAGAGATGAGCAAGACGGCCacagagatgaaggaaaatCTGGATGACATCTGTAAGAAGGAACTGAGCAAAATCTCCAAGACAG TCAGCGAAACCCCTGTGTACATACTTTTGCCAAGAAATGGAAACAAGAGGCTTAAAGGTAAGTGTCTTTCAACTGA GGTGGATTTTCAGGAGCCGAAAACAAGAACTGACTTCTTGCGAT ACTCCTGTAAGATGTCttttgatccaaacacagtctatAAAGAGCTGGTTCTGTCTGACGGAAACCAGAAGGTGACGCGCAAAAAAACCGTGCAGTTTTACCCAGATCACCCAGAACGCTTTGATGGCTTCTCCCAGGTACTGTGCAAGGAGCCTCTGACTGGTTTCAGATTTTACTGGGAGGCAGAGTGGGGTGGGGAGTTCTCCATCGGCGTGGCCTACAAGAGCATCAGCCGGAAAGGGAAGAATTCGCACAGCTTGCTGGGCTACAACGATAAGTCTTGGAGCCTCCTCTGCTCAGAGTCAGGTTACTCTGCCTGGCACAACAAAACAGACCATGACCTCCCTGATGCTCCACGGGCAACAAGGATTGGTGTGTACCTGGACTATGCAGGCAACACTGTTGCCTTTTACTCAGTATCACAAACCATGGAGCTCATCCACACTTTCAAAGCCCAGTTCAGTGAGCCTTTGTACGCTGGCTTTGGTGTGGGCTCCTCAGTTACTCTTTGCCAACTGAAGCAGAGTCCTAGTCCTTACTGA
- the ftr84 gene encoding tripartite motif-containing protein 16 isoform X1, translating into MAESGFPLPPEAFCTLCVDTMRDPVTIPCGDTYCLDCIKVYWDQFDHMGVYSCPQCRATFTPRPALRRNLPDVNNEPRRQLPELTPFPYMHRESFCDFCVGHRKKAVKSCLMCLAYYCETHVKPHYESSTFKRHKLVDETGHLDRKICPQHEKGLELFCRSDQMCICVLCTVREHRSHNITSAEEERIEKQKVLVVTQTEVQHIIQERMKELQELKHNVDVLKSAAQRAQAESDKTFHEMLQAVERWKAEIHQMITANMQAAMSQAEGYVERLEQEIMELQRRDAELRHILETEDNIHFLQNFPTLCVPPEAMVPKVLINPQFSFGEMSKTATEMKENLDDICKKELSKISKTVSETPVYILLPRNGNKRLKVPSRVDFQEPKTRTDFLRYSCKMSFDPNTVYKELVLSDGNQKVTRKKTVQFYPDHPERFDGFSQVLCKEPLTGFRFYWEAEWGGEFSIGVAYKSISRKGKNSHSLLGYNDKSWSLLCSESGYSAWHNKTDHDLPDAPRATRIGVYLDYAGNTVAFYSVSQTMELIHTFKAQFSEPLYAGFGVGSSVTLCQLKQSPSPY; encoded by the exons ATGGCCGAGTCTGGATTCCCTTTACCGCCAGAGGCTTTCTGTACATTGTGCGTGGACACAATGAGAGATCCAGTCACCATCCCTTGTGGCGATACCTACTGCCTGGACTGCATCAAAGTATACTGGGACCAGTTTGACCACATGGGCGTGTACAGCTGTCCGCAATGTCGGGCGACCTTCACACCAAGGCCTGCACTGAGACGTAACCTTCCTGACGTGAACAATGAGCCCCGGCGCCAGCTTCCAGAGCTCACTCCTTTCCCCTACATGCATCGTGAATCTTTCTGCGATTTCTGCGTTGGCCATCGTAAAAAAGCCGTGAAGTCGTGCCTCATGTGTTTGGCTTACTACTGCGAAACGCACGTCAAGCCTCATTATGAGTCGTCTACTTTCAAGAGACACAAGTTGGTGGATGAGACAGGCCACCTGGACAGGAAGATCTGCCCCCAGCATGAGAAAGGCCTGGAGTTGTTCTGTCGCTCTGACCAGATGTGTATCTGTGTTCTATGTACTGTCAGAGAGCACCGCAGCCACAACATCACCTCAGCAGAAGAAGAGCGCATCGAAAAACAA AAAGTCCTGGTGGTCACCCAGACTGAAGTGCAGCACATCATCcaggagaggatgaaggagcTGCAAGAGCTCAAGCATAATGTCGATGTTCTCAAA AGTGCTGCCCAGAGAGCACAAGCAGAAAGTGATAAGACTTTCCACGAAATGCTCCAAGCAGTGGAACGCTGGAAGGCTGAAATCCATCAGATGATAACAGCTAACATGCAGGCAGCGATGTCACAGGCTGAGGGCTACGTGGAGCGTCTGGAGCAGGAGATAATGGAGCTACAGCGCAGGGACGCAGAGCTACGGCACATACTCGAAACGGAGGACAACATCCACTTTCTGCAG AATTTTCCAACCCTGTGTGTTCCTCCTGAGGCCATGGTGCCCAAAGTGCTCATCAACCCTCAGTTCTCCTTCGGAGAGATGAGCAAGACGGCCacagagatgaaggaaaatCTGGATGACATCTGTAAGAAGGAACTGAGCAAAATCTCCAAGACAG TCAGCGAAACCCCTGTGTACATACTTTTGCCAAGAAATGGAAACAAGAGGCTTAAAG TTCCCTCCAGGGTGGATTTTCAGGAGCCGAAAACAAGAACTGACTTCTTGCGAT ACTCCTGTAAGATGTCttttgatccaaacacagtctatAAAGAGCTGGTTCTGTCTGACGGAAACCAGAAGGTGACGCGCAAAAAAACCGTGCAGTTTTACCCAGATCACCCAGAACGCTTTGATGGCTTCTCCCAGGTACTGTGCAAGGAGCCTCTGACTGGTTTCAGATTTTACTGGGAGGCAGAGTGGGGTGGGGAGTTCTCCATCGGCGTGGCCTACAAGAGCATCAGCCGGAAAGGGAAGAATTCGCACAGCTTGCTGGGCTACAACGATAAGTCTTGGAGCCTCCTCTGCTCAGAGTCAGGTTACTCTGCCTGGCACAACAAAACAGACCATGACCTCCCTGATGCTCCACGGGCAACAAGGATTGGTGTGTACCTGGACTATGCAGGCAACACTGTTGCCTTTTACTCAGTATCACAAACCATGGAGCTCATCCACACTTTCAAAGCCCAGTTCAGTGAGCCTTTGTACGCTGGCTTTGGTGTGGGCTCCTCAGTTACTCTTTGCCAACTGAAGCAGAGTCCTAGTCCTTACTGA